The Filimonas lacunae genomic sequence TTTTATCCGTGCCCTTACAGGCATCGTTGCCAGCTGCCGCATCTACATAATACGTTATTCCCGTTTGGGCTGTTGCATGCCCTATATGCCCAAAGCAGGCACAGGCACATACAAAGGCAGCCACTATGCTATTAGTCGCCTGGTTCATCTGCTCATCGTTTAGGTAATACAATAGAGCCCCCTTTACCAGTGGCGTAAAGCAACTGCTATTTCACCGCGTGTAAAGGGGGCAAATCAACAAAAAAGAGGGGCTTATTATTCCAGTTTCAAAAACTTCAACCGCACAGCAGTCACCTTACAGTACTGCCCGGTAGAGCTATTGCCGGCGAGTGTGGCCGCCAGGCCCAATGTCACCACCTGCTCATCCGGCAGGGTGAAAGACACCTGCTTGGTACCGGGTGTAACAAAGGCAATATTGCCCAGTGGCGGGCTGGCGGTGAAAGTAGTGATATCAGGTAAGGCAGTGCCCAGGGCCGCAACCACATACATGGCGCCCGAACTGCTACAGGCATCCACTACCGCCTCAAATACATATTTACCTGGGGGCAGGGTTACCGTCTGGTATATTTTTCCTTCCGTTACATTGGGCAAGCCCCAGCCTGCTTCAAACGACAACACGCCCACATTCGACCGCAGCTCGTAACCTCCATACCCCGATGCATTTTTCACCGGGCTGTTGGTGGTCCAGTTGGCCAGTATGCCCCAGCGCTTGGCATCCCACGAAGAATAGTTGAACGGGCCGCCCGTATTGGCCAGGTATTGTTTGGTTACATTCATTAACACATTCACCGTTTGATAGCCGGTGTAAAAAGTATCAATGCTTAAGCTATCGGGTAAAAACAGTGTGCGGTAGGTAAAGGTGGTGCCATACTTATAAGGCTTTAACACCGTATCAACAATAGCAATAGGCACCCGAACGGTTTGCAGCACGCCAAAAGTATCGGTGAAGGTGACATCGCTGGCAAACACCCCGCTGGTTAAATCCATACCGCCCCATGAGACAGAAGTTTTGGCACTCCCATCCAGCTCGCTGTTGTTAACAGGCCGGTTAATTAAAAACGCCTGGTAACGCTCGCCATACGCCGTACCCGTACCATTCACTATTACCGATTTACGCTGAAAGGTATCGTAGGTAACTACTTCAAAACTATGCACGCCTTCTTCCAGGTTTTCAATCAACTGCGATAAGGTATCTACCCCATGGGTTCTGGCCACCGGCACCAGCACCGAATCTTTACGGCTATCCCAGTATATTTTACACGACACAATATTCGGATCGGCTATAAACAAGCCCTTTACCAGCACCCGGTTACGGCCGGAGTATATTTTTAAGGAATCTAATTTTCCCGCATAGGCTATTTCCCCGCCTTCGGCATACTTGCGGTATTCATCCATTTTAGAACAGGCTGCTAACTGCAGGCACACAAAGGCCAGCAGCAGCAGGTATATCCCGGTAGAATAATTCTTTTTCATCTTACTGTTTTTAGCATCAACAAATAGGCAGTTATTAACGGGCATCGCCATACACCTGCACTTCCGATATCATGGGAAACGTGGTGCCTACCCAGTTTTCTTTACACCGCACACGCAGGTAGCGCATTTTAGGCACATCAATGCGAAAGTCCCAGCTAAAGCCTGCATAAGCCATATCGTAATCTTCTGTGGTTTGTATGCCATAGGCGCTGCCCGAAGGTTTTACCTCGGTAAACTCGCCCAGCAAAGTCCAGCTATCCCAGCTGCCATCCGTAGCAGGATTGGCCGAGCCCCATACCTCAAAACGCTTCATACACCCCCGGTAGTAATAAATACGGCCGTTGTTCAGATATTCGGGGTAATCCCATATCACAATGCGGCTGAGTTGCGCCAGCTGCCCCAGGTCGAACGTAAAACTTTGCGGGGCCAGGTTGGTAGGCGTACCAGCCAAACAACTGGGCCAGTTAATGATATCTCCATCCCATATTTTAGGAATGCCTACCCCGGCAGTACCTGACGACGAATTGGTCATGGGTGCATCGCCCGGCCATATTACCGGTGTCATGGTTTTATAATTGCTTTTAGGCAAAGCCGCTTCATACAAGGGCGTGAGTGTAGTAAACAACGTATCAGTGCTGTTTAAAAAACGGTCGCGCACAAACACCGCCAGCTTGGTGGCTTTAATACTTAAACCCCGGATAGGCTGGTTAATAGAATCGGTAGAAGTATAAATACCTCTCAGTAACACATACTCATACGTAGTATCTACCATAGCTATAATAGACACATTGGCGCGCACCGGGTTTTTAGAAATAATCCGCACGCCGGCAAAATCGGCCAGCACTTTTAAATTGCGGTACACCGCCCATATCGGGTTTTCCAACGGCTTCACCGTAATGGCTACCGGCTCTGATGCTACCTCAGATTTATTCACTGCATACAATGTAATCACGTGTGGCAACGTATCGCCAAAGCCATCCACCACCAGGGTGTTGGTATACTGCGAAGCTTTTACTTCCCTTTTTACCCCCGAGCGCAAATCATATACGGCTTTCACATAAGCCAGGTCGGGATTGCCAGGCAAAGTATAGGTAAGCGTAGCCTGCCCATTCTCGTTTACAATACCAATGTTGCTCACTTTGCCCGGCGTACCGCTGCTGCTGTTGAGCGGCTTTTGTACATCTTCCTTACAGGCCGTTACTGCGCAAGCCAGTAGTATGTATATATAAGTGGATAAGAATAATACCTTTTTCATGTAACCTCGTTTTAAATGAATGCACATTACCAGCCCGGGTTTTGCACCAGGTTGGGATTTACGGTAAAGTTGTACTGTTTGATGGGCCACAGATAATCGCGTGGCGCCACAAACTGTTGCTGGTAAACAGCACGCGGCTGGTAATACGAAAGCGCAGTGCTTTGATAAATACTCCACCCGGTAATAGGCTGGTTTAACAGTTGCACCGCATCTTTCCAGCGACGTAAATCCCAGAAGCGGCTGCCTTCAAAAGCCAGCTCTATACCACGCTCTTGTTTAATAATAGCCCGCATGCCCTCTTTAGTGGTGAATTTGGTGGGGTTGTTAGAGAAGTTGGTCCATGCTTCTTCAATAGCAGGAATACCCGCACGGGCACGTATCTTATTCAGGTAAGTGAACTCTTCGGCTACCGGCGCGCCGTTGGCTTCGTTCAATGCTTCTGCATACAGCAGGTACAGATCGGC encodes the following:
- a CDS encoding DUF4998 domain-containing protein; the encoded protein is MKKNYSTGIYLLLLAFVCLQLAACSKMDEYRKYAEGGEIAYAGKLDSLKIYSGRNRVLVKGLFIADPNIVSCKIYWDSRKDSVLVPVARTHGVDTLSQLIENLEEGVHSFEVVTYDTFQRKSVIVNGTGTAYGERYQAFLINRPVNNSELDGSAKTSVSWGGMDLTSGVFASDVTFTDTFGVLQTVRVPIAIVDTVLKPYKYGTTFTYRTLFLPDSLSIDTFYTGYQTVNVLMNVTKQYLANTGGPFNYSSWDAKRWGILANWTTNSPVKNASGYGGYELRSNVGVLSFEAGWGLPNVTEGKIYQTVTLPPGKYVFEAVVDACSSSGAMYVVAALGTALPDITTFTASPPLGNIAFVTPGTKQVSFTLPDEQVVTLGLAATLAGNSSTGQYCKVTAVRLKFLKLE
- a CDS encoding DUF5000 domain-containing lipoprotein gives rise to the protein MKKVLFLSTYIYILLACAVTACKEDVQKPLNSSSGTPGKVSNIGIVNENGQATLTYTLPGNPDLAYVKAVYDLRSGVKREVKASQYTNTLVVDGFGDTLPHVITLYAVNKSEVASEPVAITVKPLENPIWAVYRNLKVLADFAGVRIISKNPVRANVSIIAMVDTTYEYVLLRGIYTSTDSINQPIRGLSIKATKLAVFVRDRFLNSTDTLFTTLTPLYEAALPKSNYKTMTPVIWPGDAPMTNSSSGTAGVGIPKIWDGDIINWPSCLAGTPTNLAPQSFTFDLGQLAQLSRIVIWDYPEYLNNGRIYYYRGCMKRFEVWGSANPATDGSWDSWTLLGEFTEVKPSGSAYGIQTTEDYDMAYAGFSWDFRIDVPKMRYLRVRCKENWVGTTFPMISEVQVYGDAR